From the genome of Salvia splendens isolate huo1 chromosome 7, SspV2, whole genome shotgun sequence:
GTATGGAATCCTAATATTATTTTAAGAGAgctaaaattgattttttttttcatagatGAAAGatgctaaaataaaaataatttcaaatacAAATATAAGGTGATTCTTTGGTTCAGCATGCTTCAGCAACTCCTAGCCCCCTTGTGTTTGATCTCATAAGACTTGTTTTGCTAGAGGCTATATATATCAGAATTTTAGTTAATAAGGTGTAGTAATTTTCTATGCTCCGTTGTGATATAGATTTTTGCACAACGATTATATACTAATATCGAAGCTACCatgtattatataaataaaaaagaattttttttatcttgatGGGACTTAACCTCTccttattaatttatttccaTGTGTGCCTATTGTAGCCAATGctaaattacataaaattaagATTTAACCTAGCTACTAACTATATTCCTTTTATTGAAGTTAATTAAAGAGCAAGGAAACATATCAAACTTTAAATTCATTAAAGGGAAACatatactataattttaaattttctgcAATAACTTTTATGTGGACTGTGTGttacttatataatatttttcaAGGACTTTGCCTATTTTTGGAATAAATTGCATATTCTTGGACAGGTAATAAATATTCATGTtacttttatttaatgtttttttgaATTACTTTGTCTATTTTGGCATATTGTTGTTGTTAAAAGCTTTAATGAAATGGATGAATTAAATAGAAGTGTTGGTGCATATGCAAATTAATGTCAGCTTGTATTAGTGGCGTTGATTATTGACCGtgtatttaaataattataatattttatactagtatGTATACCTCTTCCTTTTATaatcaaaattatttataaatcgttatatatatatatatatatatatattttaatatcacTATGAATCTTGCTGCCGTTGAGGTGTATGCGTCGTATTACATGAATTATATAGGAAGTCACGAGGCTTAATAATCTTGAAATGAATTGATTATTATTTGATTTCACAAGCAAAGCCAAAATTCAactatattttgtatataggtctatatttagaaaattcgaTCAGCACTTTAATCGGTTTTAATATTACTTTAATATGTCGTGATTAAAATATCGTATCTTAATTCTTTCTATAAAATTATGTTGCAAACTAAAACAACGTACAATATCTGGGGTTTAAGTTCAAACTAAAAACTGCGCGCTATAAAGTGATATTAAGTTCTATAAAATGGACTCACTTTAGACTCCCAATATCCAAATTTTCATATTGCACAAtttaaatacattaaaaataagtTAGGTCTGTAACGTCAATTTAATAGACATGAATTCATAATAATTAAAGATTTATAAATATGTgtctatttaaaaaaatactagcaTTAAAAAAAGACACCCACGTTAATAATTACTCCAATGACAATCTTACAATGGCGAAATGCAATACTAATTCCCAGCATACTGTCACGAATGGAATAAAATCaccatttaattataaaacaaatGTAAATTAAAGattgagtatatatataataacaataataattaaaGTGATAGCTAGATTTCAGAGTATCTGCATACAATATTCTCCAACGATGATTCTCTAGAGgtggaaatttttttattggtataatacatttttaatgtataatAAAATCCCATATATGTGTTGAACTTACTAAAATATGGAGTCGTATTATGCAATTTAATTATTGGAAGGTGGAGGGAGGAAATAACTTAATCACCGTGCAACAGcctcactttttttcttttcgtaATGATTATTCTCAGTTAGAaaatggagtactataatttGATACTCCAACATTCAATAtttgagaaattaaaaaaaaaaagaaaaatatgattAGAGTGTGATGACGAAACATAGAACTTGGACATTTTTATACATGGAAAAATGACACATCAACAAGAAGAGGACAGAATGCACCATACCTTCATGGAGTATTTCAAGATTATTTAACATagtaaaaattgagattgattgtaaaaaaattgaaaaagaaagaaaaatcatgcATGTTATTATGATCTGTATGGTTAATtgcattataaatatataatgatgaaaattataattaaatatagtaaaatagagataataatTACTCCGTATTAGAGATATGCAGCTATACTTACTAGCTATTTTTGCTATCTAGCAACACAATAAATTATGCAAATTGCATATCCTTTTAAGtctatttatttttctaaaaaaagtttatttatttttcttttaatcagtaggaaattgaaagaaaaaatgttataaaaaagtagaaaagaAAAACCGTCGACTACAAAATTTTATTTCGTGCACAAGCACAACTCTTTCATAATACTATACTATTATTTCAAATGGTATAAGTATATTTTGTTAAAACATACTCCGCGCACATGACATATTTGGTATTTGCATATATAATTCACATTTAGTCAcgatatttaattatataataaaaatatgaagtaAGAATATAtaggaaaaaacaaaaaaaaggaggAATTAAGCCTAATATGCCTTTCTTGAAAGTATTAATGTGACAGTCTTATAATGATCTTTAACTAATATTATTTCACCCAAAAAGTTTATACTTAATTTGTTTACTAAATTAGCTTATATCCGTTATTATAATACTTATACACATTCTTCTCAAAAGTGAATAATCTCtctatataataatataaatatatatagacaCAGAGATTGTTGTGATTGACAAGGAAAAGAGAGAGTGGTGGGAAATGTCTGTATTCAGTTTAAACACACAAATCATCCActcacaattcatcatctcctactttatttttgtCTCGGTCTGAGTAGAAGGTTATCTCCATTaaattatttgttatttttgtatatttgtatGATGAGTATAGTCTTCTACTGTATTTTCTACGTGATACATGTAAATGAACTGTACATTTAAATTAGattttttaagtattttatatttaaaattggtttactccatattaattcattttttaatagcCAGCCTTCTACTGTATTTTCTACGTGATATattaaattagatttttttaagtattttatatttaaaattggtttatgaatattaattcatttttaaaaaaatgaattaatatgGAGTAATTTAGAAAAACATCAAGATTTTCCAATTAAATATCTatagattttggataagataaacTTTTCCATGGAATATCTACATAATTAATTCCAGATCAAACTTAGGATTGAACCTAAATCTTTCTAGATAACACTAGTTTAAtgatgttttaaaaatataatatggaCAAGTTAATAAGAAATTAATAATAGAATTAGTTTACATAACTAGTCtgattcaatttaaaattaaggGGCAGTATGTACAcacaatttatatatatttatataattatatttattcttcCTAGTATAAAAGTTAAAGtggaaaaagtaaaataagagagaataaagtaaagtaCTGGAGATATGAAGAGTGAGAAAAgaatgagagagaataaagtttttgctaaaaaaaaaataactcaactacCTTGAATAATCCAAAAAACATAAAGTCAACTATCTTGGGACggtgaagtaataaattatcataaataatactaatataccATCTATAGTTTATCAAAATATcctaaataattgaaaatattatcTTGGGACggtgaagtaataaattatcataaataatactaatataccATCTATAGTTTATCAAAATATcctaaataattgaaaatattaagCAGTCATAAACTTAACAAAAATCCTATGTTCATAAATTATCCTAATATACCATCTATACTCATATGCCTCAAAAATAGATTCAACTCATATTAATCAATTAATACAAACACAATTGAGACAAGGAGAAATGTAGCATGATTACAGCCAAAACATGAAAGCTTTGCCAACCAGAAGCATTTCATCTTTCCCTGTCTATCTATACATACATGTACTCACCCCCGCGTACTGCGTTAGCAGCCCCCTTCCGGTCCTCCTCTGCCTCTTTCTCCCTTTCCTTCCAGCTCTCGTAGGCATGATCGTCCGTTCTCAGCTCGTGGCGACAGATCGGGCAAGAATTGTGCTCATCCTATCAAACCAAAGATTCAAGGAAAGTTTCATATTTCGGTTAGGGGCAAAGCGAGTTGAAAAAACGAAGTCTAAATATCATGAGGCCATGAGAAATATTACCAGCCATGGTTTGAGGCAAGGAGGATGGAACATATGCTTGCAGGGCAACTCTTGCATCTCATCGTCTACGACCAAGTTTTCCTGGCAAATGGAGCACACAGCATCTTTACCGAGCTTCACCAGGATTTCTTCTGCAACTTTCGTGATGGGGAGATTTGCCACAACTTCCTTGCTAGCAGGTGGCACTCTTGGAGCCCCGGATTCATTTGTCAGAAACTTCAACCAATAGATATTAAGCGTGTCAAAATTGTCGAGTAATAGACAATAGATGAAAAAGTCAAGTTATACAATTCAAGAATATGCATATACAGCAAATGTAAAGGCAAAAACTGAACTGCATCAAAAACTCAGTGTATACCCGAATGCACAGTGCACCCACCCCGAATAGGATTCAGGAATGCTTACTATCACCATAGTTAGGGTGTACTATTCACAATCAGATTTACTGTAAATAGGGCTTAAGTTGCCCTGTATGCAAGAAAATATGAAGGATATGAACTCTTCAAAGCCAATGATACTAGACAAATGAATCGATGCCTACGTAAGAAGCATTTGttcgagaagaagaagaatgaagATACCTCTGGCAGAATATCATCCAGGCTATTAACCAGCTCGTGCAGTAGGTTTGCAGACCCTTCTCCCGTGTCACCACTCCCTGTTTGCTGCTCTGCTGACGACTCACCATGAAGAAGGGCAGCAGCAGCAGTCAGCAGATTCGATTGCACCAACCAAGCCGGCTGTGGAGGCTCACGGTCTACAGTGAGATGCCCTTCGAATAAATAACCTGCATTAACCAATACACATCAAATCCATTTCACCCCATAAGCTCAAAGATAGCCAAAACACATAGGGAAGATTTGAAAGATCTCTCCACCTCCTCTGTTTCTGCTCTCTCGAGATATTGAGTCTTCAGGCCGGTTCTGTACTTCTCCTAACTGGTCGTGTGCCTGAGAAATGCAGCTCTGCAGGTGCTTCCTCTCAGCGGCGTCCTCAGCAAGCTGATCCGCCTCCTGGAAGAGGTTAAGCCCAGCATTCCAGAACCCCGGGGAAGTGTGTCTCGTCTTCAAAACAGTTGCAACACGGCACACAACGGTGTAAAACTGCAAGGGTCACAATTCACAAAGGAACCATCAGGGTGAAGAACACCCTTGAGCAATAACACAAACACATTATCCACAATATGCAACAGCAGTACAACATGATCATTTCAACATTCATCAATTTCCCATTTTTAGGCAAAATTCAATCCTTTCCAAACTTAATCAACACAGTACAGTAATATATAATCCTAAGTAATTCCCATCTTTCTAGTTCATCAACAAATAAACACAATCAATTAACCACACCGAACATTTCAGAACTCGATAGGCTAGATATTAATCCAAAAACCCCTAAAACTGCGAAATTTTCTACATTCATCAAATTATCCTCAATAAATAAATACCTAGAGCTCTAATCAATATTTCGAACACATTCATCCAAAATTAACATCAAATCGAAGAGACGCACCGTTTTGCGCAGATTAGGTGAAGCGGATGAATAATGTTGCTTTAGGAGAGATCTGATTTCGGAAACAGATCCCTCGAACATCTGTTTCTTGGCCAGCTGCTTCTGCAACTCCTGCAGTCTCAGCTGAATTTCCTCTTCACTCATCGCCATAATTGATCGATCTGTAGTTCGAAATTCTTCAGCTATATGTCTGAAATTCAATCGCAAGAATAATTCTTGAATGATGGGTTTTCGTTCAGAAATGATGGGCTTTATTTATATGGAATCGAACGACTTCTCGATTTTGGCTTGAGGAAGAGGAAACCAAATTTCGTtgttttttcataatttatttctttttcaatttGTATTAATTTTGTTCCTTGAATTTTTGGGAGTTGCTCACTGACACGTCGGATAATAtcctcaaaattttaaattacctATATGGGCCCAAGTTTATTTAGGCCCATTTTCATAGTTTAATATGGGCTAAGATTTAATAGGAATTAACATCTAAAAAGAGCTTATATAGGGCCCAAGTTTATTTTCTATGTTTTCGGATAGTTAATCAAAACTATTTAGAGACGTCACTATTCATCACTTTTGTTTTGGAACTTTGAGTAAGTACATATTAAGATATTGATGATaagtataaattaattatgaaatattcaaTCATACTCAAGACTTACTAAATAATAACTTGGTTTAAGGAACTTATAAATCCCATGTACGtaataatcaatttaatttaGCATTTGCATAATACTCATACTTCACCACTCATTTACTCAATAAACATTTTTCTTCAATTTATTTCTctaatactcatatttcattatttatttatcaaatatTCTTAATAAAATGTAGAGGATGCAAGACGAGAGAGAATTAACATGGAGTGAAATAGGCAAAAAGAAGgaacaaaagaaaattaatgAAAGTCGTTACTCAATGGTGACACGACGTCGATCGCTCCACCGGAACCCCCTTCATGACCTTTCGATACGGTTAAGAGTCAAAGGTCAAAATACTTTTACAACTACGAGAGTTAACCTTCTACATTATTGATTGATTTTGCAAAtgacttttcaaaataaaaggaGGTCAATAATCTATgagaaattttaatttatttctcatTGAATTTTTCTATGGTATTATAGGTATAATTTAAATCCGAGTTGGATTAACGCCAGCTACACGTAATCGTAGTTCATTTATTTAGACGTGGCAAGTCACTACATGACACAAAATGCTTTCCATAATCATTGTAATTACATAAGAAAATCATCTTTCATATGCTTGATAACTAATACTTGTAAATGTAGGATTCTCGTTACTTCCActaatatatactcctatatagcTCAATCAAATTGACTCGCTATTATAAAATGACTAATTTAACAACCCCCAATATTTTACATTCAAACATACCTAAAAATAGTAGTACAATAAAAATGAAGAATAGTACTAATTCTAATTGCCACCACAtctaataaataaagatatgTAAATACGATGTTATGTCATGGTGGTCCACTAAGATCCACCAAGGGTTATAtacattatattttgaattaaaaatataactcaACACCTTGCAATAATTATTAATCAACACTTGGATTAAATCATACTATTAAATTACTTCATCATTATATCTTATATATATCATCCACAAACCCCACTATTCTTCGACACCATTTCTCATTTATccatttttctctatttttttttatacttaTCGAATTAGTATTAGTATCATTTCCATGATTCTGATCCAGTAATGGCAGAAGAAGCTAAGAAAATCATCTTCGGAAAATACGAAATCGGAGCCCTTCTCGGCCGCGGCGCCTTCGCCAAAGTCTACCTCGGCCGCCGCCTCCCATCCTCCGCCGCGGCGGAAGAGACGGTGGCAATTAAGGTAATAAAAAAAGACGAAGCGATCAAGAGCGAGAAAACGACGGAGCAGATCACGCGCGAGATCGCCGTGATGCGGCGCGTGCGCCACCCCAACGTCGTCGAGCTCAAGGAGGTCATGGCGACCAGATCCAAAATCTACCTCGTCATGGAATATGCCTCCGGAGGCGAGCTCCTCTCCGCGGCCGCGCGCCGCCTCGACGAGTCCGCCGCGCGCAGCTACTTCCAGCAGCTGATCGCCGCCGTCGACTTCTGCCACAGCCGCGGCGTCTTCCACCGCGACATCAAGCCGGAGAATCTCCTCCTCGGCGCCAACGGCCGCCTCAAAATCTCCGATTTCGGCTTGTCGGCGCTCTACGACAACCCTATCTCCGGAGCCGGCGGACTCCTCCACACGCGGTGCGGTACCCCCAGGGATGGAGCCAGGAAGTCTACATAGGTGgggcaaaaatatacatagagatattttaatacattaagaAGGggcaaaaataaagaaatttaaaaaaatttaaaattaactaT
Proteins encoded in this window:
- the LOC121741180 gene encoding E3 ubiquitin-protein ligase AIP2-like, whose translation is MAMSEEEIQLRLQELQKQLAKKQMFEGSVSEIRSLLKQHYSSASPNLRKTFYTVVCRVATVLKTRHTSPGFWNAGLNLFQEADQLAEDAAERKHLQSCISQAHDQLGEVQNRPEDSISRESRNRGGYLFEGHLTVDREPPQPAWLVQSNLLTAAAALLHGESSAEQQTGSGDTGEGSANLLHELVNSLDDILPEFLTNESGAPRVPPASKEVVANLPITKVAEEILVKLGKDAVCSICQENLVVDDEMQELPCKHMFHPPCLKPWLDEHNSCPICRHELRTDDHAYESWKEREKEAEEDRKGAANAVRGGEYMYV